TCCATTCTCcctgggttaaaaaaaattcacctacaccttgtgaaaaacaaacatggctgagGAAGACAAACGCTTCTACAGAATCCGTGTTAACTCCAAAGCACACATTCATCTACCTTTCTGCATAAAACaacatgaataaatgtaatGCCAAAAGATGAATGTTTCTCATCCTGGAGCACTAAAAACGTATCAGAAACAAATTTGACTCTATGAGAAGCAAAGCGATGCAGAAATTCATTGATAAACTTAAAAAGAATGCTTTAAAAGAACAGTTCAGTGGGTGCATATTCAAGGTTCAAAATTCACATATTCCTGAAAAACCagctattaattaattattttatagagcttatacaaaatatttgaaaggaaaatgcagcttggaaaGCTGGAATTCTTCAACGTCTTTATACTTGACACTCTATTTGCTAGCTTTTGCAAAGCAAACAATCCAGGAGCGCTATTTATCTTCCTTTGCTCTCATTGGCCAGAGCGAAGATAAAGAAGACTGTAGCTACTGACCTCTGTGGTGCTGCAATGATGGTCATGAAATATCTGAGATTAAGTTGAGGGGCCAGTCAATGTTATTTAGATATATTAAGGCTTTTAAAAGATAtggttttaaaactggaaagttttttgtttttgtgtgccTTAAATGTTGTCAATAATCTACTGAAGAAAGTCCCAAAGATGCTTGagttttcacaaagaaaacatgtttcccCTCCCTCAAGATTATGGACCACAGCGGTCAACTGCCCAAGAGGGCTTTTGTCATTTAAACCTACTTAAAAGAGAGATAAAGTGAAAAGCAACACATAACTGAATGTGAAagaatgcaaaacattttgaagtgtACTTGAATTCAGCAGTAACCCGTCCCAGTGGTAGTGAACGGGGTGATCAGAAAGCTCCTCTTTTAATCAGGACTTGAATGTGACGTTTGGACTCCTAGACGTTTTCAGTTAGGACGCCTGAGCCAAAAGAGAGTAGCGTTTACCCAGTGAAAGCTGGGATTCACATTTACAAATGCCAAGACGTGATTAATATCTTCTGCAAATctcaagaggggaaaaaagtaggctataatttgtgtttttgaaccATTAGGCATTCAAAATAGTTCTCACACCTTAAGtgtgataaatatttagttatagTGAAAGTAAGAATGCACAGACCCAAGATTGATCTTTTGAATTATGGTGGCTGCAGAATGTAATGTTGATCACAGAAAATACTGCTTAATGTAGACCATAAAAGCCACAggtgttaaattaattttagtaCTCCAGCAGggtaaagaacaaaaaaatctcaagcTTTATTCGCTTGTAATTTTTACTACTATCTAATATGTCCTGCAGTGTGTTTTATGtcaaaaagattttataaatgaaaGCACTCAAGAAAATGACACCCCCATCCTGACATTGTCCCATCTACAACTGGGGTCCAACCCAACCCCACTGACAAGACCCAACGGATTCCGCCATCACGGTTAAATGGAGGAAGGATCGGAAGAACAGGTCCGGATGATCCTGGCTTAACACCAGATCCATCCAATAAACCACCGACGGCGAAGGATAACTGAGCTCCATGGATCAAATAATGAAGATAATAATGAATGCGCAACGATCAAAGAGCGGTTAATCAAAGATTTGACGATAAAGAGGAGGAGACGATACCAGAAGACGGATGCAACCAAACCTCAACCATGAGAATAATGAAGAATTGATATTAAACTCCCAGAACTGAGATCATAACCAAGTTGTCAAAGACTGATTGGCGATGCAGCGGTTCCTCATTCTATCCATCAGAAACCACAGTGGCGGCATTCTGATCAATATTCATCTAAATCCTTTCTTAACCTTCGCCAAAGATCACGACGCCCCATCAACGGCAGTCAATGCGAAGCGTAGCTGCCTTCAGACGCTGCCCCTCCTGGCGAAGGCGCCATGGCTCCTCCGGACTCACTCATGGTGGACATGGGATCCCCCTCTTCAAACACGTCTCCACTCAGGACGccgtggtgatgatgatgaccAGCACCCTGACCTTCGTCGCCGTCCTGGGGTTCCATCTTTACTTGGGGCCAAAGAGGGGAGTTGTTGGCCGCGCCACCACCTTGTgaagaaataaacttaaaactGTAGTTATTGTTCTGAACAAAAAATGTACCAAACATTTATGCAATTTTAACCAAATGATGTAAATGAGCAAATATCAGGAAAATCTTACTCTGGCACTGAGAGTAAGtctgaaactgaatcaaactGTTGCTGCTAACACATATCACTAGTTGAAGAGTGTGCACATCTGTGCAGCCAGGCTATTGCAGTTATtgtgtcctgtttgtttttcagttgaatctTTAGCATATATGTTACATTAAGGGAAGTCTTTAAATAACACATTGTGATTAAAAATGCCAGTAACACCCAACTTTGAGATGCAACAAGCAGTGGTCTCACCTGAAGTGTGAGGGGAGTGGTCAGCATCCAAGCCTGCCGCCAGCCTCTCTGCATGGGCCCCGAGGACTCCCATGGGTAAAGCCTGGTCCCCAGAGGCCAGGTCGGCCTCCGGCTCCTCACTTACAGGGAAGGGAATGTCACTCAGAGGCTCGTCCTTGATCTTTAGAGGTTTGGAGTCTTCCATAGCTTTCTCTGGATTCACCAGCCGCTCATATTCTTCTGCCAGCTCTTTGGTGACCTAGAAGACAAaaactgttgtttctgtttgctgctgtaaattgtttttaaaaaaagagctaaataAGCTTGAACTCATCTCACCTGCAGCATGTAGCTATGATAGTCCTTGATCCTGACTTGCCAAAAACACTGGAGGGCCAGCATGCTGCCAATGCCCACCTCGTGGAACACCTGCTCCACCACGTCCGGGAAGGGCGTGGCTCCCAGCCTGGCCTCGCGATCCACTGCTACTCGCAGGAGCTGGGTGAGGCGCAGGTAGTGTTCATGGACCAGGTCGGTCAGGGTCTCCAGGACACTTTCCTGGGCGCACTCAAAGCCGGCATGAGCCAGCACCGTGGCTACTGACTGATAGAGGAGCTGCCTGCAGGAAGGCCAACTCAGCTCTGTGACTGGTTCACCTTTACCTCTGAAAGGGCGGAAAAACACAAGGGGATTCTTCAGCACAGAACCACAAGTCTTGTCTCAAAGTGTCTTGTGAAAGTAtatagaataaataaagaaaataaatggttcGCAATTTTTCTTGGCTATTATATATCGCGTCATGAGCTCCCACTTCGCCCACCAATGGAATATCCAACCTGTCTAATAGTCCCACAGCAGTAGTAGcttaatacaaatgcatgccacacttttcaaatgtattgttaaaaatactgaagactatgcaatgtttttctttgacatggAAATTATTCTCtagtttgtgttggtcaatTATATAGAATCCCAATAAAGcacactgaagtttgtagtttgaaatctgaaaaggtttgagtatgaatactttttgcaaGGTATCTGTCATTGGTACAATGTTGAATATTAAAGAGGCGACATCTCAAACTTACTTGTAGAATTCACTCTCAGGGTCACTATGGCGAAGCTGAAAGGGCTGGTGGGGGTCTTTGCTGTCTACAGGCAGCAGATCGTCAGGCACAGTGGGCGGAGTGGGAGGACGCAGCGGCAGGTTGGCTTCAGTCTCCTCTGGTCGGCTGCCGCCCTCTGAGGATGCCGAGCTCTGACCCTGAGCCTGGCCCTGGGCTGCTGCCAGCAGAGCACGCAGGCGGCGGGCGTGCTGGCACAGCTGCACCGTGTGAATGGTGAGGCTGCACGGCTCTGAGGGGATATCCAGCATCGTGGTGGGCCGGGGGCGCTGGGCCGACGGCTGGTGCAGGGGCGGGTCCTGCATCTCCACAGAGCGGAACTCGCGCTGAAGCAGGTCGAAGGAGCTGCGACTGGGGGGAGCCCCGGATGGTCCAGGGATCTCACCCCAGTAACGCATCATGATTGATTCAGACCTGAGCCCAGACTAAACAtgaaagaaagcagaagaaatatATTCCTTATCAGATAAAGTATTTTAGgttgattaagaaaaaaaaaaaaatctgaccaaaaTAACCGACATGCAGTGCCTGGTCAAAATATTAACACTTCTAGGCCtcttaacattt
This is a stretch of genomic DNA from Gambusia affinis linkage group LG16, SWU_Gaff_1.0, whole genome shotgun sequence. It encodes these proteins:
- the supt7l gene encoding STAGA complex 65 subunit gamma, which gives rise to MMRYWGEIPGPSGAPPSRSSFDLLQREFRSVEMQDPPLHQPSAQRPRPTTMLDIPSEPCSLTIHTVQLCQHARRLRALLAAAQGQAQGQSSASSEGGSRPEETEANLPLRPPTPPTVPDDLLPVDSKDPHQPFQLRHSDPESEFYKGKGEPVTELSWPSCRQLLYQSVATVLAHAGFECAQESVLETLTDLVHEHYLRLTQLLRVAVDREARLGATPFPDVVEQVFHEVGIGSMLALQCFWQVRIKDYHSYMLQVTKELAEEYERLVNPEKAMEDSKPLKIKDEPLSDIPFPVSEEPEADLASGDQALPMGVLGAHAERLAAGLDADHSPHTSGGGAANNSPLWPQVKMEPQDGDEGQGAGHHHHHGVLSGDVFEEGDPMSTMSESGGAMAPSPGGAASEGSYASH